From the Lolium rigidum isolate FL_2022 chromosome 2, APGP_CSIRO_Lrig_0.1, whole genome shotgun sequence genome, one window contains:
- the LOC124690311 gene encoding glycine--tRNA ligase, mitochondrial 1-like, which translates to MAAPAPSPLLRAWPRWRPLPSCRAAAAPSPACSATAASSVVHDRDYPLPKAEVLKVGKQVVPKRVTRVLSSRIVKTWRDIQEHLPLDKSGVPLEAHEKFAEPREVEKLVITPSKKELGVAFKGNQKMVLEALEVSFISTLTYMKAALESKGEVEFKVCTLGKDVTVKKNMVSINLEKKKEHQRKFTPSVIEPSFGIGRIIYCLFEHCFYQRTGKTDDEQLNVFGFPPLVAPIKCTVFPLVKFEKFDIVAKKISKALTTAGISHIIDITGTLNLQKAIVFIFLF; encoded by the exons ATGGCCGCGCCGGCACCCTCCCCGCTGCTTCGAGCTTGGCCGCGGTGGCGTCCTCTCCCGTCGTGCAGGGCAGCGGCCGCTCCCTCCCCGGCGTGCTCGGCCACGGCGGCCTCCTCCGTCGTGCATGACCGCGACTACCCGCTG CCTAAAGCCGAGGTCTTGAAAGTTGGTAAGCAGGTTGTTCCAAAGCGTGTCACCAGAGTCTTGTCCAGCAGAATAGTTAAG ACATGGAGAGATATACAGGAGCACCTTCCACTG GATAAAAGTGGTGTTCCACTTGAAGCACACGAAAAATTTGCAGAACCAAGAGAAGTGGAG AAGTTAGTTATAACCCCATCAAAGAAGGAGCTAGGTGTTGCATTCAAAGGGAACCAAAAGATGGTTCTCGAAGCATTGGAAGTAAGTTTCATCTCCACATTGACTTATATGAAAGCAGCTTTAGAGTCTAAAGGGGAGGTTGAATTTAAGGTTTGTACCCTTGGGAAAGATGTCACCGTAAAGAAAAATATGGTTTCAATTAACCTCGAGAAGAAAAAGGAACATCAAAGGAAATTTACTCCTTCTGTCATAGAACCATCATTTGGCATAGGGAGAATTATTTACTGCTTGTTCGAACATTGCTTTTATCAAAGGACTGGCAAGACGGATGATGAGCAGTTGAATGTGTTTGGTTTCCCCCCTCTAGTTGCTCCAATTAAGTGTACCGTGTTTCCACTGGTCAAGTTTGAGAAATTTGATATTGTTGCGAAGAAAATTTCAAAAGCATTGACAACAGCAGGGATTTCTCACATTATTGATATCACAGGTACACTAAACTTACAGAAAGCCATTGTGTTTATTTTTCTGTTCTAA